Proteins from a genomic interval of Clostridium sp. M62/1:
- a CDS encoding LysR family transcriptional regulator: MRNNSFSEAAEECHISQSAISQQIKALETELGFSLLERKNRKFALTPAGEHFYRKSLILLADYEQICSEAAKIARGDEVILRIVCSAAKRRRGSGAERPAQGFFR; encoded by the coding sequence GTGCGCAATAACAGTTTTTCAGAGGCCGCTGAGGAGTGCCATATTTCTCAGTCTGCCATTTCACAGCAAATTAAGGCGCTGGAAACGGAATTGGGCTTTTCTTTGCTGGAGAGAAAAAACAGGAAGTTTGCTCTGACGCCTGCGGGAGAGCATTTTTATAGAAAGAGTCTGATTTTACTGGCTGATTATGAACAGATTTGCAGTGAGGCGGCTAAGATAGCCCGCGGGGATGAGGTGATTTTAAGAATTGTTTGCTCTGCTGCGAAACGGCGGCGCGGATCTGGTGCTGAACGACCAGCGCAGGGCTTTTTCAGATGA
- the trxA gene encoding thioredoxin yields MKELQSPGRQSTAEGRLKKAPSLGVQAERKREMEKILTDKNFDEELKNIGEGSPMLVDFWAPWCAPCRMQLPIVEKMAEEGYHVGKVNIDEQMGLAGRFGVMSIPTLIVFKDGKEQQRFVGVQSRQVLEDAMK; encoded by the coding sequence ATAAAAGAATTACAGAGCCCCGGCCGCCAAAGCACAGCTGAAGGGCGTCTTAAGAAGGCGCCGTCTCTAGGCGTTCAGGCAGAAAGGAAGAGAGAGATGGAGAAAATTCTGACAGACAAAAATTTCGATGAGGAGTTAAAAAATATAGGAGAAGGCAGCCCCATGTTAGTAGACTTCTGGGCTCCCTGGTGCGCTCCGTGCCGGATGCAGCTTCCCATTGTGGAAAAAATGGCGGAGGAAGGATACCATGTGGGCAAGGTCAACATTGACGAGCAGATGGGTCTGGCCGGCCGGTTCGGCGTCATGTCCATTCCGACTCTGATCGTGTTTAAGGACGGAAAGGAGCAGCAGCGCTTTGTGGGAGTGCAGTCCAGACAGGTGCTGGAGGACGCCATGAAATAG
- the malQ gene encoding 4-alpha-glucanotransferase: MKRESGILLPVSSLPSRYGIGCFSKEAYEFVDHLSEAGQSYWQILPLGPTSYGDSPYQSFSTFAGNPYFISLEDLIEEGVLTREECDSADFGKKQDSIDYAKLYRHRFPLLRKAYERSNISENREFLRFQAENRWWLRDYAIYMAVKARFEQKAWTEWAEDIRLRWDNAMDYYQRELYFDIEFHEYLQFKFMEQWRRLKSYANSRGIRIVGDIPIYVAMDSADTWANPQLFQLDSENRPTAVAGCPPDGFSATGQLWGNPLYNWEYHRNTGYQWWISRLAHCYQLYDVVRIDHFRGFDEYFSIPADADTAITGHWEKGPGIDFFHRVRQALGEKEIIAEDLGYVTDSVRWLVKETGYPGMKVLEFAFDSRDSGCAGDYLPHNYPENCVVYTGTHDNETISGWFHSIKKEERELARDYLCDHYTPDKKLHLAFISLAMRSQARMCIIPLQDYMGLPNRCRINTPSTVGTNWKWRFLPEQMTEELISLIGKTTLRFGRWNWR; this comes from the coding sequence ATGAAGCGAGAGAGCGGAATTTTGCTTCCTGTTTCCAGTCTGCCGTCCAGGTACGGCATTGGATGCTTTTCCAAGGAAGCCTATGAGTTTGTGGATCATCTGAGTGAGGCAGGCCAGTCCTACTGGCAGATTCTGCCTCTGGGGCCTACCAGCTACGGGGACTCGCCCTACCAGTCTTTTTCTACCTTTGCAGGCAATCCCTATTTCATCAGCCTGGAGGATCTGATTGAGGAGGGAGTCCTCACCAGGGAGGAGTGCGACAGCGCAGATTTTGGAAAAAAGCAGGACAGCATTGATTATGCGAAGCTGTACAGACACCGTTTTCCTCTTCTCAGAAAAGCCTATGAGAGGAGCAATATCAGCGAGAACAGAGAGTTTCTCCGGTTCCAGGCAGAAAACAGGTGGTGGCTCAGAGACTATGCCATCTATATGGCAGTAAAAGCCAGATTTGAGCAGAAGGCATGGACAGAGTGGGCGGAGGATATCCGCCTGCGCTGGGACAATGCCATGGATTACTACCAGAGAGAGCTCTACTTTGATATTGAGTTCCACGAGTATCTGCAGTTTAAGTTTATGGAGCAGTGGAGAAGACTGAAAAGCTACGCCAACAGCAGGGGCATCCGCATTGTCGGAGACATTCCCATCTACGTTGCCATGGACAGCGCAGACACCTGGGCCAATCCGCAGCTCTTCCAGCTTGACAGCGAAAACAGGCCCACAGCGGTGGCAGGATGCCCCCCTGACGGATTTTCAGCCACAGGACAGCTGTGGGGAAACCCTCTTTATAACTGGGAATACCACAGAAATACCGGTTATCAGTGGTGGATCAGCCGTCTGGCTCACTGCTATCAGCTCTACGACGTGGTGCGCATCGATCATTTCCGGGGATTTGATGAGTATTTTTCCATACCGGCAGACGCAGACACCGCGATCACGGGACACTGGGAGAAGGGACCGGGAATCGACTTTTTCCACAGGGTCCGACAGGCTCTGGGCGAAAAGGAGATTATCGCCGAGGATCTGGGCTATGTGACGGACTCTGTGCGCTGGCTGGTAAAGGAGACGGGGTATCCGGGAATGAAGGTGCTGGAGTTTGCCTTCGATTCCAGGGATTCCGGCTGCGCCGGCGATTACCTTCCCCACAATTACCCGGAAAACTGCGTGGTCTACACGGGAACTCACGACAATGAGACCATCTCCGGCTGGTTCCACTCCATCAAGAAGGAGGAGAGGGAGCTGGCCAGAGATTACCTGTGCGATCACTACACGCCGGATAAAAAACTCCACCTGGCCTTTATCAGCCTCGCCATGCGAAGCCAGGCCAGAATGTGCATCATTCCTCTTCAGGATTACATGGGACTTCCCAACCGATGCCGGATCAATACGCCCTCCACAGTGGGGACAAACTGGAAATGGCGCTTTCTGCCGGAGCAGATGACAGAGGAGCTGATTTCTCTCATTGGAAAGACCACGCTTCGGTTCGGCAGATGGAACTGGAGATAA
- a CDS encoding endonuclease/exonuclease/phosphatase family protein, which translates to MKLLTLNTHSLEERDYEKKLKIFTEEILKEKPDVIALQEVNQPLDGEEADGEVLKKSGFIPCPSEPPSCAVPVRLGNHGLRAAQLLRRSGFPVFWTWTSAKVGYGKYDEGMALMSRRPIAEVSQLFLTDGRDYNNWKTRKALAITLNIGKGEEPVSFVTAHMGWWKDEEEPFSRQWERLDAFASSLRRRADVWLMGDFNTQDSVRGEGYDRITASGWTDAYRAAGKRDGGITVPGAIDGWREDGEVPGMRIDYIWYGRKHDSGDRKSRGDVLIEEVRTVFNGSDCPVVSDHFGVLAECRTPWDESAATEESELSRKETSQKFRR; encoded by the coding sequence ATGAAGCTTTTAACTCTCAACACACACAGCCTGGAAGAGAGGGACTATGAGAAAAAGCTGAAGATTTTTACAGAGGAAATCCTGAAGGAAAAACCTGACGTGATCGCTCTCCAGGAAGTCAATCAGCCTCTGGACGGGGAGGAGGCTGACGGGGAGGTGCTGAAAAAAAGCGGCTTCATCCCCTGCCCGTCAGAGCCTCCTTCCTGTGCTGTCCCTGTCCGGCTGGGGAACCACGGACTTCGCGCGGCTCAGCTTCTGCGCCGGTCGGGCTTTCCTGTTTTCTGGACGTGGACTTCAGCCAAAGTAGGATATGGAAAGTACGATGAGGGGATGGCTCTTATGAGCCGCAGACCCATTGCAGAGGTGTCTCAGCTGTTTCTGACAGACGGAAGAGATTATAATAACTGGAAAACCAGAAAGGCTCTGGCGATTACTTTAAATATAGGGAAAGGGGAGGAACCTGTCAGCTTTGTCACGGCCCACATGGGATGGTGGAAGGATGAGGAGGAGCCCTTCTCCAGACAGTGGGAGCGGTTGGACGCCTTCGCCTCCTCCCTGCGCAGGCGCGCAGATGTGTGGCTTATGGGAGATTTCAACACTCAGGACAGTGTGAGGGGAGAGGGTTACGATCGGATCACCGCCTCAGGCTGGACAGACGCATACCGCGCCGCCGGGAAGCGGGATGGCGGCATCACTGTCCCGGGGGCTATCGACGGCTGGCGGGAAGACGGGGAAGTTCCCGGAATGCGGATCGATTACATCTGGTATGGAAGAAAGCATGACTCCGGGGACAGAAAAAGCAGAGGAGACGTCCTGATTGAAGAGGTGAGGACTGTCTTTAACGGAAGTGACTGTCCGGTTGTATCGGATCACTTCGGTGTTTTAGCTGAGTGCAGGACACCCTGGGACGAGAGCGCAGCAACAGAGGAGTCAGAGCTGTCAAGAAAAGAAACAAGTCAGAAGTTCAGGAGATAA
- a CDS encoding PTS transporter subunit IIBC → MKEQTAGGCTGIILKAPVTGTAVPIEQVPDPVFSQKIIGEGAAIEPTDGRIVSPVDGEVVSVAPTLHAYGFRTEEGVEVLVHFGLETVGLKGECFQAYVKPGDKVKAGELVAEADLKALSEKKINAVTPVLVCGGLGGRSMNIFHGPVKAGETELIAIFDDCLEGAEQSDAAGAGSTDSPAVGRAESVEIGSTKAEETTAPESRPEPGSRKETKKAQKKRFPINFDFLQKLGKVLMTVIAVMPAAGLMISLGKLVQMAGGDMGAVMTIGSTMENIGWAVINNLHILFAAAIGGSWAKEKAGGAFAALIAFILINMITGSVFGVTAEMLETEGAVTHTLFGREIAVDGYFTSVLGAPALNMGVFVGIIAGFAGGTIYNRYYNYRKLPDALAFFNGKRFVPLVVIAWSVIISLVLAVVWPVVQTGINAFGVWIANSSSTSPVLAPFIYGTLERLLIPFGLHHMLTIPMNYTSFGGTYTILTGANAGSQVFGQDPLWLAWVTDLINLKGAGDMAGYQELLTTVTPARFKVGQMIGATGLILGIALAMYRRVEPERRKSYRSMFFSTGLAVFLTGVTEPLEFMFMFCALPLYVVYAVLQGCAFAMAGIINLRLHSFGNLELFTRLPMSVQAGLTGDIINFVICVAAFFVIGYAVAYFMIGKFHFATPGRLGNYTDENAGEDEGESKAAFTGNGAAGGDSQAERIIALLGGRENISLVDACMTRLRVTVKDMDKVASLPAWKAEGAMGLIKKDGGIQAVYGPKADVLKSDINDIL, encoded by the coding sequence ATGAAAGAGCAGACAGCAGGAGGATGTACGGGAATTATCCTGAAGGCTCCCGTCACCGGAACAGCAGTTCCCATCGAGCAGGTCCCGGATCCGGTATTTTCCCAGAAGATTATCGGGGAGGGAGCAGCCATTGAGCCCACAGACGGGCGGATTGTGAGCCCGGTAGACGGGGAGGTGGTGTCGGTGGCGCCCACACTCCACGCCTATGGTTTCAGGACAGAGGAAGGCGTAGAGGTGCTGGTTCACTTCGGATTGGAGACAGTGGGGCTGAAGGGCGAGTGCTTCCAGGCGTACGTGAAGCCGGGAGATAAGGTGAAGGCAGGAGAGCTGGTGGCAGAGGCCGATCTGAAGGCGCTGTCGGAGAAAAAGATCAATGCAGTCACCCCTGTTCTGGTCTGCGGCGGGCTGGGAGGGCGCAGCATGAATATCTTCCACGGGCCGGTAAAGGCAGGAGAGACAGAGCTGATTGCCATTTTTGACGACTGCCTGGAGGGCGCAGAGCAGAGTGATGCAGCGGGCGCAGGCAGCACCGATTCACCGGCTGTGGGCAGGGCAGAGTCAGTGGAGATAGGAAGCACGAAGGCAGAGGAGACGACTGCCCCGGAGAGCAGGCCAGAGCCTGGCAGCAGGAAAGAGACGAAAAAAGCTCAGAAAAAGCGTTTCCCCATTAACTTTGATTTCCTCCAGAAGCTGGGCAAGGTGCTGATGACGGTTATTGCCGTCATGCCGGCGGCAGGGCTGATGATAAGCCTTGGAAAGCTGGTGCAGATGGCAGGCGGCGATATGGGAGCTGTCATGACAATCGGAAGCACCATGGAAAACATCGGATGGGCGGTAATCAACAATCTGCATATCCTGTTTGCAGCTGCCATCGGCGGCTCCTGGGCGAAGGAGAAGGCAGGCGGCGCCTTTGCTGCCCTCATTGCGTTTATTCTGATCAACATGATTACGGGCTCTGTTTTTGGGGTGACTGCAGAGATGCTGGAAACGGAAGGCGCTGTGACCCACACTCTGTTCGGGCGTGAGATCGCAGTGGACGGATATTTCACCTCTGTGCTGGGCGCACCTGCCCTGAATATGGGCGTGTTTGTGGGCATCATTGCAGGATTTGCAGGAGGAACCATTTACAACCGGTATTACAATTACAGGAAGCTGCCGGACGCGCTGGCCTTCTTTAACGGAAAGCGCTTCGTACCTCTGGTGGTAATCGCCTGGTCCGTGATTATCTCTCTGGTGCTGGCGGTTGTGTGGCCGGTTGTTCAGACGGGAATTAACGCTTTCGGCGTCTGGATTGCCAACTCTTCTTCCACCTCGCCGGTGCTGGCTCCGTTTATCTACGGAACCCTGGAGCGTCTGCTCATCCCCTTCGGACTGCACCACATGCTGACGATTCCGATGAACTACACCTCCTTTGGAGGAACCTACACGATCCTCACAGGAGCCAACGCAGGCTCCCAGGTATTCGGACAGGATCCGCTCTGGCTGGCCTGGGTAACGGATCTGATTAACCTGAAGGGAGCCGGTGACATGGCCGGCTACCAGGAACTGCTGACAACGGTTACACCTGCCCGCTTTAAGGTAGGACAGATGATAGGAGCTACCGGACTGATTCTGGGCATTGCCCTGGCCATGTACAGAAGAGTAGAGCCGGAGCGCAGAAAGAGCTACCGCTCCATGTTCTTTTCAACCGGTCTGGCCGTTTTCCTGACAGGAGTTACAGAACCTCTTGAATTTATGTTCATGTTCTGCGCCCTTCCGCTGTATGTGGTGTATGCGGTGCTTCAGGGATGTGCCTTTGCCATGGCGGGAATCATCAACCTGAGACTCCATTCCTTCGGAAATCTGGAATTGTTCACAAGACTGCCCATGTCGGTACAGGCAGGGCTTACAGGGGATATTATCAACTTTGTCATCTGTGTGGCGGCGTTCTTTGTGATCGGCTATGCAGTGGCCTACTTCATGATAGGAAAATTTCATTTTGCAACGCCGGGCCGTCTTGGAAACTATACGGATGAGAATGCCGGGGAGGATGAGGGAGAGTCCAAAGCTGCCTTCACAGGAAATGGGGCAGCAGGAGGAGACAGTCAGGCAGAGCGGATTATAGCGCTTCTCGGAGGCAGAGAGAACATTTCCCTGGTGGATGCCTGTATGACAAGACTGAGGGTTACGGTGAAGGACATGGACAAGGTGGCATCCCTGCCGGCCTGGAAGGCAGAGGGAGCTATGGGGCTGATCAAGAAGGATGGAGGCATTCAGGCAGTATATGGGCCCAAGGCAGATGTGCTGAAATCAGATATTAACGATATCCTGTAG
- a CDS encoding LacI family DNA-binding transcriptional regulator, with product MPVTIKDVAALAGVSPSTVSRTCKDHPSISRQTKEKVRKAMDILGYEPNFQASSLASQNSRTIGIILPPSERETYENSFFLEVIRGISLLCNQKQYINTVITGKDEEEILKAVKTMAKNGMAEGFIVLYSREKDPIISYLFDEGLLYVLVGKAFRNANQTIYVDNDNVLAGREAAQYLISLGHRRIAYLSGDHSQLFVGDRKAGCMLALTENGLPVRQEYFIEASISSEAGRCQLEALLKSPERPTGIIVSDDILATWLERLCTDIGIQIPEELSVVSFNNSIFAKLTRPQLTSVDVHSLQLGTEAAAQMISHIENPNLLATKTIVPHHMAERESCRPLPCTGAHGDEASLL from the coding sequence ATGCCAGTTACCATAAAAGACGTAGCCGCACTTGCCGGCGTATCTCCCTCCACTGTGTCCAGAACCTGCAAGGATCATCCGTCCATCAGCCGCCAGACAAAGGAAAAGGTGAGAAAGGCCATGGATATCCTGGGCTATGAGCCAAATTTTCAGGCCAGCAGTCTGGCCTCCCAGAACTCCAGAACCATCGGGATCATCCTCCCGCCGTCTGAGCGTGAGACTTATGAAAACTCGTTTTTCCTGGAGGTCATCCGGGGCATCAGCCTTTTGTGCAATCAAAAGCAGTATATCAATACTGTGATCACCGGAAAGGACGAGGAGGAGATCCTGAAAGCCGTCAAAACCATGGCGAAAAACGGCATGGCGGAGGGCTTTATTGTCCTCTACTCCAGGGAGAAGGATCCGATTATCAGCTATCTGTTCGACGAGGGGCTTCTCTATGTGCTGGTGGGAAAGGCTTTCAGAAATGCCAATCAGACTATCTATGTGGACAACGACAATGTCCTGGCCGGCAGGGAGGCTGCCCAGTATCTGATCTCTCTGGGGCACAGGCGCATCGCCTACCTGTCCGGCGATCACTCCCAGCTCTTTGTGGGCGACAGAAAGGCCGGCTGTATGCTGGCGCTGACAGAAAACGGGCTGCCAGTGCGGCAGGAATACTTTATCGAAGCCTCCATCTCCTCCGAGGCCGGGCGCTGTCAGCTTGAGGCCCTTTTAAAAAGTCCTGAGCGGCCTACCGGCATCATCGTCAGCGACGATATTCTGGCCACCTGGCTGGAACGCCTCTGCACGGATATCGGGATTCAGATCCCGGAGGAGCTTTCCGTCGTCTCCTTCAATAACTCCATCTTTGCAAAGCTGACAAGACCTCAGCTTACCTCTGTTGACGTCCACTCCCTGCAGCTGGGCACCGAAGCCGCCGCACAGATGATCAGTCACATTGAAAACCCGAACCTGCTGGCCACTAAAACCATCGTGCCCCACCACATGGCAGAGAGGGAGAGCTGCAGACCGCTCCCCTGTACAGGTGCACATGGTGATGAAGCGAGTCTGCTGTAA
- a CDS encoding CD3324 family protein, whose amino-acid sequence MKYINARVLLPEPLVRELQRYIQEGYIYVPTDQTQQKRWGEVSGYRQELQQRNSRITAEYRNGVSAEELAEKYCLSVHAIRKIIYQK is encoded by the coding sequence ATGAAGTATATCAATGCGAGAGTGCTTCTGCCAGAACCGTTAGTCAGGGAGCTGCAGAGATATATCCAGGAAGGATATATCTACGTTCCAACCGATCAGACACAGCAAAAGCGGTGGGGAGAAGTATCCGGGTACCGGCAGGAACTGCAGCAGCGAAACAGCCGTATCACAGCGGAGTACCGAAATGGGGTCTCTGCGGAGGAACTGGCTGAAAAATACTGTCTGTCTGTACATGCCATACGAAAAATCATTTATCAGAAATAA
- a CDS encoding ECF transporter S component translates to MNKTMTRYSQTGRDQTLRLVKMGSLVAVSIVLVYLIHFPLFPAVAFLEYDPADIPILIGTFTFGPAAGLALTLVTSVIQGVTVSAGSGLYGILMHLIATGTLVVAAGTIYHRKKTKTFAVIGLAAGTAAMAAVMVGANLIITPLFMGVTREVVWDLMAFIIGFNVIKAGINGLVTFILYKRISNFLKRN, encoded by the coding sequence ATGAACAAAACGATGACCCGCTATTCTCAGACAGGCAGGGATCAGACTCTGCGCCTTGTAAAGATGGGCTCCCTTGTGGCAGTTTCCATTGTGCTTGTGTACCTTATCCATTTTCCGCTGTTTCCGGCGGTTGCGTTTCTGGAGTACGATCCGGCTGATATTCCGATTTTAATAGGAACCTTTACCTTTGGACCGGCTGCGGGCCTTGCGCTCACCCTTGTGACCTCGGTGATCCAGGGCGTCACAGTCAGCGCAGGAAGCGGACTCTACGGGATTCTTATGCACCTGATCGCTACGGGAACACTTGTCGTGGCGGCTGGAACCATCTATCACAGGAAAAAGACAAAAACCTTTGCCGTGATCGGGCTGGCGGCGGGCACAGCGGCCATGGCTGCTGTCATGGTAGGGGCAAACCTGATTATCACACCTCTGTTTATGGGTGTGACCAGGGAAGTGGTATGGGATCTGATGGCCTTTATCATAGGCTTTAATGTTATCAAGGCGGGAATCAACGGCCTTGTCACCTTTATCCTGTACAAGCGGATCTCCAATTTCCTGAAACGGAATTAA
- a CDS encoding V-type ATP synthase subunit D, producing MAQAQVNPTRMELTRLKKKLTTAVRGHKLLKDKRDELMRQFLDLVRENMALRQKVEDGIRSANLNFVIARAGMSEQALNTALMAPKQEVYLEAGKKNIMSVDIPVFEYKTRTASEHDIYPYGFAFTSSDLDGAVKSLQDVLPEMLKLAQTEKACQLMAAEIEKTRRRVNALEHVIIPETQRNIKYITMKLDENERSTQIRLMKVKDMMLEEAHHYKDRA from the coding sequence ATGGCTCAGGCCCAGGTGAACCCCACCAGAATGGAGCTTACAAGGCTCAAAAAAAAGCTGACCACAGCTGTCAGAGGCCACAAGCTCTTAAAAGACAAGCGAGATGAGCTGATGCGCCAGTTCCTCGATTTGGTCAGGGAAAATATGGCTCTCAGACAGAAAGTGGAGGACGGAATACGGAGCGCGAATTTAAACTTTGTCATTGCCAGGGCGGGAATGAGCGAACAGGCCCTGAACACCGCTCTGATGGCGCCGAAGCAGGAGGTGTATCTGGAAGCCGGGAAAAAGAATATCATGAGCGTGGACATACCCGTGTTTGAGTACAAGACCAGGACGGCCAGCGAACATGATATTTATCCCTACGGCTTCGCCTTTACGTCCAGCGATCTGGACGGAGCTGTAAAGTCTCTGCAGGACGTGCTGCCGGAGATGCTGAAGCTTGCACAGACCGAGAAAGCCTGCCAGCTTATGGCGGCGGAGATTGAAAAAACCAGACGAAGGGTAAATGCCCTGGAACATGTCATCATCCCGGAAACCCAGAGGAATATCAAATATATTACCATGAAGCTGGATGAGAATGAGAGGAGTACCCAGATCCGGCTCATGAAGGTGAAGGATATGATGCTGGAGGAGGCACATCATTATAAAGATAGGGCATAA
- a CDS encoding V-type ATP synthase subunit B — MPKEYRTIQEVAGPLMLVRGVENVTYDELGEIELANGETRRCKVLEIDGGNALVQLFENSTGINLSNSKVRFLGRTMELGVSEDMLGRVFDGLGRPIDGGPEILPDERRDINGLPMNPAARSYPQEFIQTGVSAIDGLNTLVRGQKLPIFSASGLPHANLAAQIARQAKVRGTDEQFAVVFAAMGITFEESHFFTESFKETGAIDRTVLFINLANDPAVERIATPKMALTAAEYLAFEKNMHVLVILTDITNYADALREISAARKEVPGRRGYPGYMYTDLASIYERAGRQNGKTGSITMIPILTMPEDDKTHPIPDLTGYITEGQIILSRELYRKGVMPPIDVLPSLSRLKDKGIGEGKTRADHSNTMNQLFAAYARGKEAKELMVILGEAALSDVDLIYAKFADAFEKEYVSQGYETDRSIEETLKIGWKLLSILPRSELKRIDDKFLDMYYGKE, encoded by the coding sequence ATGCCAAAGGAATACAGAACCATACAGGAGGTTGCAGGTCCTCTGATGCTGGTGCGGGGCGTTGAGAATGTGACCTACGACGAGCTGGGAGAGATTGAGCTGGCAAACGGAGAGACAAGGCGCTGCAAGGTCCTTGAGATCGACGGGGGCAATGCCCTGGTACAGCTGTTTGAGAACTCCACAGGAATTAACCTTTCCAACAGCAAGGTGCGTTTTCTGGGAAGGACCATGGAGCTTGGGGTGTCTGAGGACATGCTGGGACGCGTCTTTGACGGACTGGGACGCCCCATCGACGGAGGGCCTGAGATCCTTCCGGACGAGAGAAGGGACATTAACGGACTTCCCATGAACCCGGCTGCCAGAAGCTACCCCCAGGAGTTTATCCAGACAGGAGTTTCTGCCATCGACGGACTGAACACTCTGGTAAGAGGACAGAAGCTGCCCATCTTCTCGGCTTCCGGCCTTCCCCACGCAAACCTGGCGGCCCAGATTGCAAGACAGGCCAAGGTGCGGGGGACAGATGAGCAGTTTGCCGTTGTCTTTGCAGCCATGGGAATTACCTTCGAGGAGTCCCACTTCTTTACGGAGAGCTTTAAGGAGACGGGAGCCATCGACCGGACCGTGCTCTTTATCAATCTGGCAAACGATCCGGCCGTAGAGCGAATCGCCACCCCGAAGATGGCGCTGACGGCGGCGGAGTACCTGGCCTTTGAAAAAAATATGCACGTGCTGGTTATTCTGACGGATATTACAAACTATGCCGATGCCCTGAGAGAGATCTCCGCGGCCAGGAAGGAGGTTCCGGGCCGCCGCGGCTATCCGGGATACATGTATACGGATCTGGCCTCCATCTATGAGAGAGCAGGGCGGCAGAACGGGAAAACTGGCTCCATTACCATGATCCCGATCCTTACCATGCCCGAGGATGATAAAACCCATCCGATCCCGGACCTGACGGGCTACATCACAGAGGGGCAGATCATCCTGAGCCGTGAGCTCTACAGAAAGGGAGTTATGCCGCCTATCGACGTGCTTCCGTCCCTGTCCCGTCTGAAGGATAAGGGAATCGGCGAGGGAAAGACGAGAGCCGACCACTCCAACACCATGAACCAGCTCTTTGCAGCCTACGCAAGGGGCAAGGAGGCCAAGGAGCTGATGGTTATTCTGGGTGAGGCGGCCTTGTCCGACGTGGATCTGATTTACGCGAAATTTGCCGACGCCTTTGAGAAGGAGTACGTTTCCCAGGGCTATGAGACAGACAGGAGCATTGAGGAAACCTTAAAGATTGGCTGGAAGCTGCTCTCCATCCTTCCGAGAAGCGAGCTGAAGAGAATCGACGACAAGTTCCTGGATATGTACTACGGGAAGGAATAG